In a genomic window of Lycium ferocissimum isolate CSIRO_LF1 chromosome 9, AGI_CSIRO_Lferr_CH_V1, whole genome shotgun sequence:
- the LOC132069382 gene encoding cytochrome P450 87A3-like: protein MWNIILCVVGLVVVGITHWVYRWRNPKCKGILPPGSMGIPLIGETLQYFSKGPYEGIPPFIAKRTAKYGTLFKTSLVGQPIVISTDPEINYYVFQQEDKLFQCSYTKSAVELSGKQGLMGNGGSAHKYLRNLVLSLTGPDKLKTKLLSEVDFITREHLHRWTTQGEVEVKDASEIMLFIFIAGKILGMNEQEALTLRGHYKAFVKGFLSFPINLPGTAFHSGLQGRKSAIKMIKDIFEKRRSFKEKENEQDFIDHLLQEIDNEETFITEDTAVDLIFFVIFAAHETTSSTMTLLFKYLTEHPDVLRQLKEEHENIIRNREDKDAPISWVEYKSMTFTHKVTNETVRLANIAPGIFRKVLKDVEIKGYTIPEGWTMVVCAPSVHLDENKYENPLEFNPSRWKDEELHGASKRFMAFGGGNRMCVGADLSKMQTSIFLHYLMTSFRWNVSNKGNIIRQPYLNFNDGIRIRVHEIQRENSQKITT from the exons ATGTGGAATATTATTCTCTGTGTTGTAGGACTAGTAGTAGTAGGAATAACACATTGGGTGTATAGATGGAGAAATCCCAAATGCAAAGGAATATTGCCTCCTGGTTCTATGGGTATTCCCCTTATTGGAGAGACTCTTCAATATTTCTCCAAAGGTCCATATGAAGGAATTCCACCCTTCATTGCTAAAAGAACAGCAAA GTATGGAACTCTATTTAAAACAAGTTTAGTTGGGCAGCCAATAGTGATATCAACAGATCCGGAGATAAATTACTATGTGTTCCAACAAGAAGATAAGTTGTTCCAATGTTCTTACACAAAGAGTGCTGTTGAGCTCTCTGGAAAACAAGGTTTGATGGGTAATGGTGGATCAGCCCATAAATATCTTAGGAATTTAGTTCTATCACTTACAGGACCAGATAAACTTAAGACTAAGTTGTTGTCTGAAGTTGATTTCATAACTCGTGAACACTTGCATAGATGGACTACCCAAGGTGAAGTTGAAGTCAAAGATGCTTCGGAAATT atgttgttcatatTTATTGCGGGAAAGATCCTTGGTATGAATGAACAAGAGGCATTAACTCTAAGAGGACATTACAAAGCTTTTGTTAAAGGCTTTCTCTCATTTCCTATCAATTTGCCTGGAACAGCTTTTCATTCAGGTTTACAG GGGCGTAAAAGTGCTATAAAGATGATCAAAGACATATTCGAGAAAAGGAGGTCATTcaaggagaaagaaaatgagCAAGACTTCATAGATCACTTACTTCAAGAAATAGACAATGAAGAAACATTTATAACTGAAGATACAGCAGTGGATTTAATCTTCTTTGTTATATTTGCGGCCCATGAAACCACTTCTTCAACCATGACACTACTCTTTAAATACCTCACTGAACATCCTGATGTTCTAAGACAACTAAAG GAAGAACATGAGAACATTATCAGAAATCGAGAAGATAAGGACGCTCCAATTTCATGGGTTGAATACAAGTCCATGACCTTCACACATAAG GTTACAAATGAAACAGTAAGGCTTGCCAATATCGCCCCAGGAATTTTCAGAAAAGTACTAAAAGATGTGGAAATTAAAG GATATACTATTCCCGAAGGATGGACAATGGTCGTATGTGCACCATCAGTTCATTTAGATGAAAACAAGTATGAGAACCCCCTTGAGTTTAATCCATCACGATGGAAG GATGAAGAACTACATGGTGCATCCAAAAGGTTCATGGCGTTTGGTGGAGGAAATAGAATGTGTGTTGGAGCTGATCTCTCAAAGATGCAAACATCCATATTTCTCCACTACTTAATGACAAGTTTTAG GTGGAATGTTTCTAATAAGGGAAACATCATACGACAACCTTATTTGAACTTCAACGATGGGATACGGATTCGAGTTCATGAGATTCAAAGAGAAAATAGTCAAAAGATTACTACTTGA